One genomic window of Solanum dulcamara chromosome 10, daSolDulc1.2, whole genome shotgun sequence includes the following:
- the LOC129871035 gene encoding peroxidase 27-like has product MAINNSNCLLISLIFFLIAFASNHANGEVLKVGFYHKTCPHVELIVKEVVDDVISRVPSLAAPLLRMHYHDCFVRGCDGSVLLDSPTKQAEKDSIPNLSLRGYQIIDRVKTAIEKSCPGIVSCADIVALVARDVTVAVKGPFWEVETGRRDGSVSNITEALFNLIPPFANITSLKQGFLQRGLSVKDLVVLSGSHTIGISHCSSFNNRLYNFTGKGDTDPALDPNYIKSLKKKCPPNDQNTLVEMDPGSVRTFDSSYYKLVAKRRGLFSSDSALLDDSETKDYLKKQGINQYGSTFLKDFGESMVKMGRVQVLTGNQGEIRKVCSRVN; this is encoded by the exons ATGGCAATTAATAATTCAAATTGTTTGTTGATTTCATTGATCTTTTTCCTAATTGCATTTGCTTCAAACCATGCAAATGGAGAAGTACTCAAAGTAGGGTTTTATCACAAAACATGCCCTCATGTTGAATTGATAGTGAAGGAAGTTGTTGATGATGTTATATCAAGAGTCCCTAGCCTTGCTGCCCCTTTGTTGAGAATGCACTATCATGATTGTTTTGTTAGG GGTTGTGATGGATCAGTTTTGTTGGATTCCCCAACAAAACAAGCTGAGAAAGATTCAATCCCAAATTTAAGCCTTAGAGGATATCAAATTATTGATAGAGTGAAGACTGCTATTGAAAAATCATGCCCTGGCATCGTTTCTTGTGCAGATATTGTTGCCCTTGTAGCTCGAGATGTCACTGTTGCG GTGAAGGGACCATTCTGGGAAGTTGAAACAGGACGAAGAGATGGAAGTGTGTCAAATATAACTGAagctttatttaatttgattccTCCTTTTGCAAACATAACATCATTGAAACAAGGATTCTTGCAAAGGGGATTAAGTGTCAAGGACCTTGTTGTATTATCAG GTTCTCACACAATTGGAATCTCTCACTGCTCATCCTTCAACAATCGTCTTTACAACTTCACTGGAAAAGGAGATACAGATCCCGCATTGGATCCCAACTATATAAAAAGTTTGAAAAAGAAATGTCCAccaaatgaccaaaatacccttgtGGAAATGGACCCTGGAAGTGTTAGGACATTTGATAGTTCTTATTATAAGCTTGTGGCTAAAAGAAGGGGACTTTTTAGTTCTGATTCTGCTTTACTTGATGATAGTGAAACCAAAGATTATCTCAAAAAACAAGGAATTAATCAATATGGATCTActtttttaaaagattttggTGAGTCTATGGTCAAAATGGGAAGGGTTCAAGTACTCACCGGAAATCAAGGTGAAATTAGAAAAGTCTGCTCAAGAGTAAATTAG